One Fuerstiella marisgermanici DNA window includes the following coding sequences:
- a CDS encoding xylose operon transcription regulator XylR, which yields MATPRRVAILIETDDSWGRSVVASIAAYAREKQWRLLIAPRDHQHRLRLPGKWQGDGVLVSLRDRSMVDHVRRSGLPAVDLSIMMPNSVWLGRVATDDAASAQMAFEHFRERRLENFACYAPAIGRYPIARANAFRDVVTAEGYSCDVFAQRGDTQGWEVDHDHVVEWLAELPRPLAVFAADPYPARQLAEICELNGIAVPDEVAILSGDNDDLLCSVSSPQLSSIQLACAQIGTSAASVLTKLMDGGKIPSRPTLVAPLHVNARRSTDLLAIEDTEIAAILRYMADNIQRGLSVADVLHQFPISRRSLEQKFRQKLGRSPAEQLRHLRMQHVSHLLRETDLTITEIAFRTGFTSSSSLTQQVQRHFQTSPTALRTKFRQ from the coding sequence ATGGCAACACCTCGGCGAGTCGCCATACTGATCGAAACGGACGACAGTTGGGGCCGCAGCGTGGTTGCCTCCATTGCGGCGTACGCTCGCGAGAAGCAGTGGCGACTGCTGATCGCTCCGCGTGACCATCAGCATCGACTTCGACTGCCAGGCAAATGGCAGGGCGACGGAGTTCTGGTTTCGTTGCGTGACCGATCGATGGTCGATCACGTTCGCCGTTCCGGTCTTCCCGCTGTGGACCTATCCATCATGATGCCGAACAGTGTTTGGCTTGGCCGAGTCGCCACGGATGACGCAGCAAGCGCGCAGATGGCCTTCGAACATTTTCGCGAACGGCGGCTGGAGAACTTCGCCTGCTACGCTCCTGCGATCGGTCGGTACCCGATTGCTCGAGCAAACGCGTTCCGAGACGTAGTTACTGCGGAAGGTTATTCGTGTGACGTATTCGCGCAACGCGGTGACACTCAGGGCTGGGAAGTCGATCACGACCATGTTGTCGAATGGCTGGCAGAACTGCCACGACCGCTGGCCGTCTTCGCCGCCGATCCCTATCCCGCTCGGCAGTTGGCAGAAATCTGCGAACTGAATGGCATTGCGGTTCCCGACGAGGTGGCAATACTTTCGGGAGACAACGACGATCTGTTGTGCTCGGTATCGTCACCGCAACTTTCCAGCATCCAACTGGCGTGTGCTCAAATCGGAACCAGTGCGGCGTCTGTGCTGACGAAGCTGATGGATGGAGGAAAAATTCCGTCTCGACCTACGCTGGTCGCACCGCTGCACGTGAATGCTCGGCGATCCACCGACCTGCTGGCGATTGAAGACACTGAGATCGCTGCGATCCTGAGATACATGGCCGACAACATACAACGTGGGCTGAGTGTTGCTGACGTACTTCACCAGTTCCCGATCTCTCGCCGGTCACTGGAACAGAAATTCCGGCAAAAACTGGGGCGTTCCCCGGCCGAACAACTTCGACACCTGCGCATGCAACACGTGTCGCACCTGTTGCGCGAAACGGATCTGACAATCACCGAAATCGCCTTCCGAACCGGCTTCACAAGCAGCTCCAGCCTCACTCAGCAAGTCCAACGCCATTTCCAAACCTCACCGACAGCTCTTCGCACAAAGTTTCGGCAGTAA
- a CDS encoding DUF1611 domain-containing protein, translating into MESGNDDVLRKAMTSHRRIVLITDGYSTPFVAKTAISILRYRTDDVVAVIDQEASGTTAQQLLLAGGDIPVVGSLSAVNDADALYVGIAPPGGKLPDEWRPLILEALRRKMDVVSGLHDFLIDDEEYVAAAKQSGARLIDVRRNRHKSTAKRHRFRPGNVRIHAVGHDCSVGKMVVTLEIQRGLAAAGHDAKFLATGQTGIMISGEGVPIDCVVADFVNGAAEELVKANEQHDFLLIEGQGSISHPSFSAVTLGLLHGCAPDGLVFCYEAGRDQVKGLDNVDIPDLADQIQAYEAVANLRHPCKMIGIAVNTRNLTAEEADAELFRAEDRFGLPACDVYRTGADKLVQASIALREEVFAR; encoded by the coding sequence ATGGAATCTGGCAACGACGACGTTCTTCGAAAGGCGATGACATCGCATCGGCGGATCGTCCTGATCACTGACGGCTACTCGACCCCGTTCGTCGCCAAAACGGCGATCAGCATTCTTCGCTACCGAACCGACGATGTTGTAGCAGTGATCGATCAGGAGGCATCGGGCACGACGGCTCAGCAGTTGCTGTTGGCAGGCGGAGATATTCCCGTTGTCGGATCACTTTCCGCTGTCAATGATGCCGACGCTCTGTATGTGGGGATCGCGCCGCCTGGAGGCAAACTTCCGGATGAGTGGCGACCACTAATTCTGGAGGCGCTGCGCAGAAAGATGGACGTTGTTTCCGGGCTGCACGACTTCCTGATCGACGATGAAGAATATGTCGCGGCGGCCAAACAATCGGGAGCACGATTGATTGATGTGCGTCGCAATCGCCACAAGTCGACCGCCAAGCGGCACCGGTTTCGTCCTGGCAATGTGAGAATTCATGCGGTCGGGCACGACTGCAGCGTCGGGAAAATGGTGGTGACGCTGGAAATTCAACGGGGCCTTGCTGCGGCCGGGCATGACGCGAAGTTTCTGGCGACAGGGCAAACCGGCATCATGATTTCCGGTGAAGGTGTGCCCATTGATTGTGTGGTTGCGGACTTTGTGAATGGTGCCGCCGAAGAACTGGTGAAGGCCAATGAGCAGCATGACTTTCTGCTGATCGAGGGCCAGGGCAGCATTTCTCATCCTTCGTTTTCGGCTGTCACGCTGGGGCTGCTTCACGGGTGTGCGCCGGACGGGTTGGTGTTTTGCTACGAAGCTGGACGAGACCAGGTGAAGGGGCTGGATAACGTCGACATCCCTGATTTGGCCGATCAGATTCAGGCCTACGAAGCGGTTGCGAACCTGCGGCATCCCTGCAAAATGATAGGGATCGCGGTGAACACTCGAAACCTGACCGCTGAAGAAGCCGACGCAGAATTGTTTCGAGCGGAAGACAGATTCGGTTTGCCGGCCTGCGACGTCTATCGTACGGGGGCCGACAAACTTGTGCAGGCCAGCATCGCTCTTCGTGAAGAGGTATTTGCCCGATGA
- a CDS encoding serine hydrolase, whose protein sequence is MRTTLQQVKSRLAVTACWILVLVIPLLASFAVAADVSAKHGWSAEGLRAAREYSETLDTAAVVILHNGATVDEWGATALPLMCHSVRKSLLSALYGRHVKNGTIDLNRTLKQLGINDNEPSLTEAELGAQIRHLLMARSGVYHPALYETAAMAKARPARGSHAPDTFWYYNNWDFNAAAAIFENLTGQGQRALWAI, encoded by the coding sequence ATGAGGACGACACTTCAACAGGTCAAATCGCGGCTGGCTGTAACGGCGTGCTGGATTCTTGTGCTGGTGATTCCTTTACTGGCGTCGTTCGCGGTTGCCGCCGATGTGTCAGCAAAGCACGGATGGTCGGCGGAGGGTCTCCGCGCGGCTCGCGAGTATTCAGAAACACTCGACACGGCTGCCGTTGTCATCCTGCACAACGGCGCGACGGTTGACGAATGGGGCGCGACGGCACTCCCGTTGATGTGCCATTCGGTGCGCAAAAGCCTATTAAGTGCCTTGTACGGTCGGCATGTTAAAAACGGTACGATCGATCTGAACCGAACGTTGAAGCAACTCGGCATCAACGACAACGAACCGTCCCTAACCGAAGCAGAACTTGGTGCTCAGATCCGGCATCTGCTGATGGCGCGGTCGGGAGTCTATCATCCGGCGTTATACGAAACGGCGGCGATGGCGAAGGCTCGACCAGCGCGAGGTTCGCATGCTCCGGACACGTTTTGGTACTACAACAACTGGGACTTCAATGCGGCAGCAGCGATCTTCGAAAACCTCACCGGGCAGGGCCAGCGCGCACTTTGGGCAATTTAG
- a CDS encoding ISAs1 family transposase, which produces MSTVELAVTQELTGNIVHYFDQLKDPRSNINRLHLLGDVIVIAICGVLANADGPSAIAEWARLNADGLQKHLALPHGIPKKDTYRRVLSLLKPNDFQACFVQWIESLEGLSDEQKEGYRKQIAIDGKALRRSHDKKNGLGALFIVSAWASDQGISLGQVATEEKSNEITAIPKLLNEINIDEAIITIDAAGCQKNIAQQIVSGNADYVLALKGNQPKLYEVVQKFFLDHLEDDFARCPVSRYEETEKGHGRQEQRIYYQATVPVDFDVGHKWAGLKTIGTAIRMYEQDGIHHSDVRYYISSLRRKGELFATTVRGHWAIENTLHWSLDMTYREDESRVRNRIFANNLSWLRRLTLSLIKKHPGKQSNVMKRRMAGWNIDYLMQILTGKTT; this is translated from the coding sequence ATGTCGACAGTTGAACTGGCGGTCACCCAGGAGCTGACAGGAAACATTGTTCATTACTTTGATCAATTGAAAGACCCGCGTTCCAACATCAATCGTCTGCATCTGCTTGGTGATGTGATTGTGATCGCCATTTGCGGAGTGCTGGCCAACGCCGACGGCCCCAGTGCGATTGCGGAATGGGCGCGACTGAATGCCGATGGCCTGCAGAAACACCTGGCACTTCCGCATGGCATTCCGAAAAAAGATACGTACCGGCGCGTCCTTTCTCTCCTGAAGCCGAACGACTTTCAAGCGTGCTTCGTGCAATGGATTGAATCGCTGGAAGGACTTTCCGACGAACAGAAAGAAGGCTACAGAAAACAGATTGCGATTGATGGCAAAGCACTCCGTCGATCACATGACAAAAAGAATGGGCTGGGTGCGTTGTTCATCGTGAGTGCGTGGGCTTCTGATCAGGGGATTTCTCTGGGACAGGTGGCGACGGAAGAGAAGTCGAACGAGATCACCGCGATCCCGAAATTACTGAACGAAATCAATATCGATGAGGCGATCATTACGATTGACGCAGCGGGTTGTCAAAAAAACATTGCGCAGCAGATCGTGTCTGGCAATGCAGACTATGTGTTAGCCCTGAAAGGCAACCAACCGAAACTCTATGAGGTCGTGCAGAAGTTTTTTCTCGATCACCTGGAGGATGACTTCGCTCGCTGTCCCGTCAGTCGCTATGAAGAAACAGAGAAGGGACACGGTCGGCAGGAACAGAGAATCTACTATCAGGCGACCGTGCCTGTCGATTTTGACGTGGGCCACAAATGGGCCGGACTCAAGACCATCGGAACGGCGATCCGAATGTACGAGCAGGACGGCATTCATCATTCTGACGTTCGCTACTACATCAGCAGTCTGCGTCGCAAAGGCGAGCTGTTCGCAACAACGGTTCGTGGTCACTGGGCCATAGAAAACACGCTGCACTGGAGTCTCGACATGACCTACCGCGAGGATGAGAGTCGAGTCCGAAACCGAATCTTCGCGAACAATTTGTCATGGCTCAGACGACTCACACTCAGCCTCATCAAGAAACATCCTGGCAAACAAAGCAACGTCATGAAAAGAAGAATGGCCGGATGGAACATTGACTATTTGATGCAAATCCTTACCGGCAAAACAACTTAG
- a CDS encoding amidohydrolase family protein translates to MRWPCLTGRSVFEEFDDQIARPLGLQDFRRDRDTQYVTGDDSVYPAYPFRLSTRDLAKFGLLFLRNGRWDDKQLIPENWIVESTTSYSDAGASGGYGYMWWVEADGKHFPGVTLPKGSYSARGYRGQYLVVIPAWDVVICHRVNSFQKGTAVSKADFGKLLNLIFAARPTSKKDIEQPSASTIEKQSEFDLIIRNGLVVDGTGRPGFQADVAVRDNVIVAIGQLAGAKADLEIDAAGKVVCPGFVDLHSHAEKGLVSDDPARRAAPNLITQGITTVVVNQDGGGPLDLAKQRQQMQHLGVGMNVCQVIGHGTIRRHVMGDDHERPATPAEIKRMQQLVKDAAKAGGFGMSAGLEYVPGRWSNSAEMEALSATVAASDGVTIVHERSSGSRPMWFLPSRDSADQPSMLDNLQELIDIAAATNVRTVATHIKARGTDFWGSSAKMNEAIRAARAAGLPLYADQYAYNTSGSDGRIVLIPSWVSSVRDNATAADSAKRTPAEQLQLVLDDHSLAENLRQDVDYEITRRGGAKHILIVSHPNKSLNGKSLADYAAKLKTDAVEAAISLQLEGDPKRRGGAQLRAFSMSEADVEAFASTPWTATSSDAGIALPSDGPVHPRFYGAFPRKIRRYAIDRGLITIEEAVRVSTSLPAEILKLKDRGIIRKGAIADLVIFDPKTIRDTADAFDPHQFAEGIDYVFVNGKLASDGQRWLGSLHGSVLTSSHRAPP, encoded by the coding sequence ATGCGCTGGCCCTGCCTCACCGGGCGCAGCGTCTTTGAAGAATTCGACGATCAGATTGCAAGACCGCTCGGCCTGCAGGATTTCCGACGCGACCGCGATACGCAGTATGTCACCGGCGACGATTCTGTGTATCCCGCGTACCCGTTTCGCTTGAGTACCCGCGATCTGGCAAAGTTCGGTCTGCTGTTTCTGCGCAACGGCCGCTGGGACGACAAGCAACTGATTCCAGAGAACTGGATCGTCGAAAGCACGACGTCGTATTCCGATGCCGGTGCGTCCGGCGGTTACGGCTACATGTGGTGGGTGGAGGCCGATGGCAAGCACTTTCCGGGCGTGACGTTGCCGAAAGGTTCGTATTCCGCGCGAGGGTATCGAGGTCAGTATCTTGTTGTGATTCCGGCATGGGACGTGGTGATCTGTCACCGAGTGAACTCGTTCCAGAAAGGTACAGCAGTCTCCAAGGCGGATTTTGGAAAGCTGCTGAACCTGATTTTCGCCGCTCGTCCGACTTCAAAAAAGGACATTGAGCAACCGTCTGCATCGACCATCGAAAAGCAAAGCGAGTTTGACCTCATCATTCGCAACGGGCTGGTCGTTGATGGCACTGGCCGGCCGGGATTTCAGGCTGACGTTGCCGTGCGAGATAACGTCATCGTGGCAATCGGACAGCTGGCGGGTGCGAAGGCCGACCTTGAGATCGACGCCGCCGGAAAGGTCGTCTGTCCAGGATTCGTTGACCTGCACAGTCACGCTGAAAAGGGGCTGGTGTCGGACGACCCAGCTCGTCGAGCCGCCCCCAATCTGATCACGCAGGGCATCACGACGGTCGTCGTCAATCAGGACGGCGGCGGGCCGCTCGACCTGGCAAAACAGCGGCAGCAGATGCAGCATTTAGGCGTTGGTATGAATGTCTGTCAGGTGATTGGTCACGGAACCATTCGCCGGCACGTCATGGGCGACGATCATGAACGTCCAGCCACGCCCGCCGAAATCAAGCGGATGCAACAGCTTGTTAAAGACGCAGCCAAAGCGGGCGGATTCGGCATGTCGGCGGGGCTGGAATACGTGCCTGGTCGTTGGAGCAACTCAGCGGAAATGGAAGCACTGTCCGCAACTGTGGCGGCCAGCGATGGAGTCACCATTGTTCACGAACGAAGTTCCGGAAGTCGGCCAATGTGGTTCTTGCCGAGTCGTGATTCGGCCGACCAACCTTCGATGCTGGACAATTTGCAGGAACTGATCGACATCGCTGCGGCGACAAATGTTCGAACCGTCGCGACTCATATCAAAGCTCGAGGCACCGACTTCTGGGGCTCCAGTGCCAAGATGAACGAAGCGATAAGGGCCGCTCGTGCGGCCGGCCTGCCGCTTTACGCGGATCAGTACGCTTACAACACGAGCGGTTCGGACGGCCGCATCGTCCTGATTCCGTCGTGGGTTTCCTCTGTCCGCGACAATGCAACCGCCGCAGACAGTGCAAAGCGAACTCCGGCCGAACAACTGCAATTGGTGCTCGACGATCATTCGCTGGCCGAAAATCTGAGGCAAGATGTCGACTACGAAATTACTCGACGCGGCGGAGCTAAACATATCCTGATCGTGTCGCATCCCAACAAGTCACTCAACGGAAAATCACTGGCCGACTACGCGGCGAAACTGAAAACCGACGCCGTCGAAGCTGCGATTAGCTTACAGCTGGAAGGCGATCCAAAGCGGCGAGGCGGTGCCCAGTTGCGAGCGTTCTCGATGTCTGAAGCGGATGTCGAAGCATTCGCCAGCACGCCGTGGACAGCGACATCCAGCGATGCGGGAATCGCGCTGCCGAGTGACGGCCCCGTGCATCCGCGATTCTACGGAGCGTTCCCGCGGAAGATTCGTCGCTACGCGATTGATCGCGGCCTGATCACGATTGAAGAGGCCGTTCGTGTGTCGACTTCCCTTCCTGCGGAGATTCTGAAGCTGAAAGATCGTGGGATCATTCGAAAGGGAGCTATCGCCGACCTGGTGATCTTTGATCCGAAAACAATTCGCGACACGGCGGACGCGTTTGATCCTCATCAATTTGCTGAAGGTATCGACTATGTCTTCGTCAACGGAAAACTGGCCAGCGATGGACAACGCTGGCTGGGCAGCCTACACGGGAGCGTGCTGACGAGCAGCCATCGCGCACCGCCATAA